From the genome of Streptococcus lutetiensis, one region includes:
- a CDS encoding ABC transporter ATP-binding protein: MSFIEFKNITKKYKGNDKNSVTDFTLDVDKKEFIAFVGPSGCGKSTTLRMMAGFEEITSGDLYIDGKRINEVAPADRGISMVFQNYALYPHMTVEKNISYGLKNMKVPADEIKQKVDWAIDILGLEEYRKRKPKNLSGGQRQRVALGRAIVKDQKVFLMDEPLSNLDAKLRISMRNEISKLHRKLGSTTIYVTHDQVEAMTMADRIVIMKDGVVQQVGTPMDLYEHPVNKFVAGFIGAPQMNFYNVSVNGQTIVFEDGNSMEIPKVIAKKLAGRKRVIMGIRGEDIKFDPANLEVYAGNEQKAVINNTEIMGNENNLYFEFGGETTVARVTKYDVSQIGDDVTFVFMPHKLHFFDIETEEVI; encoded by the coding sequence ATGAGTTTTATTGAATTTAAAAATATTACAAAAAAATATAAAGGTAATGATAAAAATTCAGTGACTGATTTTACACTGGATGTTGATAAAAAGGAATTTATTGCATTTGTTGGGCCTTCTGGTTGCGGAAAATCAACAACGCTTCGTATGATGGCTGGTTTTGAAGAAATTACTAGCGGTGATTTGTACATTGATGGCAAACGTATAAATGAAGTGGCACCAGCTGATCGTGGGATTTCAATGGTTTTCCAAAATTATGCTTTATATCCTCATATGACAGTTGAAAAAAATATCTCTTACGGTCTTAAAAATATGAAAGTACCTGCCGATGAAATCAAACAAAAAGTTGATTGGGCGATTGATATTTTGGGACTTGAAGAATATCGCAAACGCAAACCTAAAAATCTTTCTGGTGGTCAACGCCAACGTGTAGCACTTGGTCGTGCGATTGTCAAAGACCAAAAAGTTTTCTTGATGGACGAACCGTTGTCTAACTTGGATGCCAAATTGCGTATCAGCATGCGCAATGAAATCAGTAAACTTCATCGCAAATTGGGGTCAACAACCATTTATGTTACTCATGATCAAGTTGAAGCGATGACTATGGCAGACCGTATTGTTATTATGAAAGATGGAGTTGTTCAACAAGTTGGGACACCGATGGACCTTTACGAACATCCTGTTAATAAATTTGTTGCTGGCTTTATTGGCGCACCACAAATGAATTTTTACAATGTGTCTGTAAATGGTCAAACCATTGTATTTGAAGATGGCAATAGCATGGAAATCCCTAAGGTTATTGCTAAGAAATTGGCTGGTCGCAAGCGTGTGATTATGGGAATCCGCGGTGAAGATATCAAATTTGACCCAGCAAACCTTGAAGTTTATGCAGGAAATGAACAAAAAGCTGTTATCAACAACACTGAGATTATGGGAAATGAAAATAACCTTTATTTTGAATTTGGTGGTGAAACCACTGTTGCACGTGTGACAAAATACGACGTCAGTCAAATTGGTGATGACGTAACATTTGTCTTCATGCCACATAAATTGCATTTCTTTGACATTGAAACTGAAGAAGTGATTTAG